A single Bufo bufo chromosome 6, aBufBuf1.1, whole genome shotgun sequence DNA region contains:
- the LOC121004246 gene encoding gastrula zinc finger protein XlCGF66.1-like isoform X3 — protein sequence MDNEKSHVHASILQFTLEIIDLLTGEEYIMVKKSKEIVQPGMRRNQSPIMDPPSVVYERKNDEKILDLTNKIIELLTGEVPIRYEDVIVCFSMEEWGYVEKYKDLYKHVLMEDHQIMSSQKSACGNSDDWT from the exons ATGGACAATGAAAAGAGCCACGTACATGCCAGTATATTACAGTTCACCTTGGAAATTATCGATctcctgactggagag GAGTATATTATGGTTAAGAAATCCAAGGAGATTGTCCAGCCTGGGATGAGAAGAAATCAGAGTCCTATCATGGATCCTCCATCAGTGGTGTATGAGAGAAAGAATGATGAGAAGATCCTAGATCTCACCAACAAAATCATTGAGCTGCTGAccggagag gttcctataagataCGAGGATGTTATTGTctgtttctccatggaggagtgggggtATGTAGAAAAGTACAAGGATCTATACAAACACGTCttgatggaggatcaccagatCATGAGCTCACAAA AGTCTGCCTGTGGTAATTCagatgattggacatga
- the LOC121004246 gene encoding oocyte zinc finger protein XlCOF8.4-like isoform X2, with the protein MNVDGEEYIMVKKSKEIVQPGMRRNQSPIMDPPSVVYERKNDEKILDLTNKIIELLTGEVPIRYEDVIVCFSMEEWGYVEKYKDLYKHVLMEDHQIMSSQSGSPNELHASELSSCFDSKDISVSCDTIEMCVSMNKIGESWGMPEYHIKEESILDEHGIPEDLFMFPSHSLDVAAQLSLLNGNPHLPMENGFGEQVGNQVVQERPPVICSYCGKVFSNQYRLCVHQRTHTGEKPFQCPECGKCFARRSGLLMHRRIHTDEKPFICPECGKSFKQPTALTNHLRIHTGEKPYSCPECGKCFSVNSSMVIHLRSHTGERPYTCSECGRSFGYKSSLLDHQRGHRNERSLSCQVCGKCFIYKTNLFRHQRIHRQ; encoded by the exons ATGAACGTTGATGGAGAG GAGTATATTATGGTTAAGAAATCCAAGGAGATTGTCCAGCCTGGGATGAGAAGAAATCAGAGTCCTATCATGGATCCTCCATCAGTGGTGTATGAGAGAAAGAATGATGAGAAGATCCTAGATCTCACCAACAAAATCATTGAGCTGCTGAccggagag gttcctataagataCGAGGATGTTATTGTctgtttctccatggaggagtgggggtATGTAGAAAAGTACAAGGATCTATACAAACACGTCttgatggaggatcaccagatCATGAGCTCACAAA GTGGATCACCTAATGAACTGCATGCCAGTGAGCTATCTAGCTGCTTCGACTCAAAAGATATTAGTGTCTCTTGTGATACTATTGAAATGTGTGTCAGTATGAACAAAATCGGAGAATCTTGGGGCATGCCTGAGTACCATATCAAAGAGGAATCCATTTTAGATGAACATGGAATTCCTGAAGACCTCTTCATGTTTCCTTCTCACTCTTTAGATGTTGCTGCTCAGCTAAGTCTTCTTAATGGAAATCCACACTTGCCCATGGAAAATGGCTTTGGAGAACAAGTGGGAAATCAGGTGGTCCAAGAAAGGCCACCAGTAATTTGTTCTTATTGTGGGAAGGTCTTTAGTAACCAATACAGACTTTGTGTCCACCAGAgaacacacacaggggagaaaccattccAGTGCCCAGAGTGTGGTAAATGTTTTGCTCGACGCTCTGGTCTTTTGATGCATCGAAGGATTCATACAGATGAGAAGCCCTTCATTTGTCCAGAGTGTGGCAAATCTTTTAAGCAGCCAACAGCTCTTACTAATCATTTGCGAATTCATACTGGGGAGAAACCGTATTCTTGTCcggaatgtggtaaatgtttttcaGTGAATTCTAGCATGGTCATACACCTGAGGAGCCACACTGGAGAGAGACCATACACATGTTCAGAGTGTGGTAGAAGTTTTGGGTATAAAAGTAGCCTTCTTGACCATCAGAGGGGTCACCGTAATGAGAGGTCTTTGTCATGTCAAGTATGCGGTAAATGcttcatatacaaaacaaaccTTTTTAGACATCAAAGGATTCACAGGCAATAG
- the LOC121004246 gene encoding oocyte zinc finger protein XlCOF8.4-like isoform X1, translating into MDNEKSHVHASILQFTLEIIDLLTGEEYIMVKKSKEIVQPGMRRNQSPIMDPPSVVYERKNDEKILDLTNKIIELLTGEVPIRYEDVIVCFSMEEWGYVEKYKDLYKHVLMEDHQIMSSQSGSPNELHASELSSCFDSKDISVSCDTIEMCVSMNKIGESWGMPEYHIKEESILDEHGIPEDLFMFPSHSLDVAAQLSLLNGNPHLPMENGFGEQVGNQVVQERPPVICSYCGKVFSNQYRLCVHQRTHTGEKPFQCPECGKCFARRSGLLMHRRIHTDEKPFICPECGKSFKQPTALTNHLRIHTGEKPYSCPECGKCFSVNSSMVIHLRSHTGERPYTCSECGRSFGYKSSLLDHQRGHRNERSLSCQVCGKCFIYKTNLFRHQRIHRQ; encoded by the exons ATGGACAATGAAAAGAGCCACGTACATGCCAGTATATTACAGTTCACCTTGGAAATTATCGATctcctgactggagag GAGTATATTATGGTTAAGAAATCCAAGGAGATTGTCCAGCCTGGGATGAGAAGAAATCAGAGTCCTATCATGGATCCTCCATCAGTGGTGTATGAGAGAAAGAATGATGAGAAGATCCTAGATCTCACCAACAAAATCATTGAGCTGCTGAccggagag gttcctataagataCGAGGATGTTATTGTctgtttctccatggaggagtgggggtATGTAGAAAAGTACAAGGATCTATACAAACACGTCttgatggaggatcaccagatCATGAGCTCACAAA GTGGATCACCTAATGAACTGCATGCCAGTGAGCTATCTAGCTGCTTCGACTCAAAAGATATTAGTGTCTCTTGTGATACTATTGAAATGTGTGTCAGTATGAACAAAATCGGAGAATCTTGGGGCATGCCTGAGTACCATATCAAAGAGGAATCCATTTTAGATGAACATGGAATTCCTGAAGACCTCTTCATGTTTCCTTCTCACTCTTTAGATGTTGCTGCTCAGCTAAGTCTTCTTAATGGAAATCCACACTTGCCCATGGAAAATGGCTTTGGAGAACAAGTGGGAAATCAGGTGGTCCAAGAAAGGCCACCAGTAATTTGTTCTTATTGTGGGAAGGTCTTTAGTAACCAATACAGACTTTGTGTCCACCAGAgaacacacacaggggagaaaccattccAGTGCCCAGAGTGTGGTAAATGTTTTGCTCGACGCTCTGGTCTTTTGATGCATCGAAGGATTCATACAGATGAGAAGCCCTTCATTTGTCCAGAGTGTGGCAAATCTTTTAAGCAGCCAACAGCTCTTACTAATCATTTGCGAATTCATACTGGGGAGAAACCGTATTCTTGTCcggaatgtggtaaatgtttttcaGTGAATTCTAGCATGGTCATACACCTGAGGAGCCACACTGGAGAGAGACCATACACATGTTCAGAGTGTGGTAGAAGTTTTGGGTATAAAAGTAGCCTTCTTGACCATCAGAGGGGTCACCGTAATGAGAGGTCTTTGTCATGTCAAGTATGCGGTAAATGcttcatatacaaaacaaaccTTTTTAGACATCAAAGGATTCACAGGCAATAG